GTCGTGGATTTCCGGCGAGTCGGGGTCGAAGAACGCCCGGTAGTGGCGATAGACCTGCTCAAGGCCGAGGCGCCAGTCGCCGCCGTGGAAGAGCACGCGCACGGCGGCCCTCGCCGGGCGGTCGCCCACGAGGCCGATGTAGGATTGGAGGCATTCGAGCGTCTGGAGCGATTGGACGGGTTTCTCGGCGTAGCCCCAGTTGAAGCCCTTGTCGCCATTCTCGAACTGGAAGGTGGCCATCGGCACGCGGGCGTCGAGGGGCAGGAGCATGGAGTAGCCCGCATCGAGGTCGCGGCTCGTGTGGCTCACCATCGGCAGGATGATGTCGCGGCCGGAGACGTAGCTGACCTGGATGTGGTTGAAATTGAAGTCCTCCATGCCGTCGAACACGAAGTCGCCGTCGCGGCAGGGCGCCCACACGTGCCAGCCGGCCTGGAGCGGCAGGTTGAAGCCGATCCGCAGCGAGCGGTCGGCGACCTTGCGACTCGTCTTGCGTGCTTCGGCCTGCCAGAGGAGGCCGAAGTCGTCGAGGGCGAGCGTGACCTTCAGCTCGAAGGGGGCGCCGGCGAAACGCTTCGTGAGGGTGACCTTGTTGCCCCGCTTCGCCGCGCGCACGCGGCAGCGGTCCTTCAGGTCGTGGTACCAGCGGTCGTCGCGCTGGTCGTAGACGCGCAGGAAGCCGAGATAGCCGGGGATGTTCTGGCGCCTGATCTGAAACAGGTCCACGCCGCTGGGCTGGAAGGCCATCGAGCGGAGCCAGCCCGTGGCCTTGTCAACCGCAAGCGAAACCTGATGGTTGTGTAGGAACCAGCAACGGGACGCCTCTGCGGGTGCGAACGCGATTCCCATGAGGACCCTTTCACGAACACTGCCCCTCCGTCGCCAACATAGTCCCGCGGACCCTTGCCGTCAAGGGCGCTGGAAGGTGGTTTTCGACAAGCGCGACGCTTGTCGCTACGCAGGCCGATGGGATCTCCCGCAACAGCACCTCCCGCGGGTTGCGAACCCGCGGGAGGTTGAAGACGCGGGCTGAAGCCCGCGCCACGAACTGCCCCGCCTCGTCGGGTACCTGAGGCCCAAATTCATCCTGGACGTCTCCTGTGCGAACCGGGGAAGCAGGTGGCCGTGTGGCACAGGCGCCGCTCCTAGGAGCCTGGCGCGCTGCGCCTGCGCGTGCGTAAGCGTATATTCAGCCAGTACATGTGGACGAAACTTGAGTTGTCGGCCCCCGAGCAGCGGGCCGCCAAGACCTTGGCCCGACCGGCCCGCGTTCGAGACACCCGAGGCCGGCGAGCGCGCCAACCGCGCCAAAAACTTGAGCGGCGGCACTTGACTTCCAGGCAACTTCGTGTACATTCCCTGTGTTCGCGCGCGTCTGAGGGCACGGCTCAGGCGAGCACGACGCGGGCCAACGCGCCACCGAGCGTACGGGTTGCCGCTCGGCTCACGGAGGGAAATGCATGCGCAAGGCGGGCGCATCGCGAGTGCGGCAGGTCTCCAACTTCATCCTCGTCGCCTTGGGCTTCGGCTTCATCTACTGGTTCACCGAGTGCGTGGTCCAGGTGTACCTCTTCGACGCCGACAGGGTCACGCTGGACCTGCTGCGCCAGAAGGGATTCTGGGACCGGCTGATCACCCGCCTCTCCACGCCCACGCCGAATGAGCTGTGGGTGCGGCTCCTGATGATGATCGCCTTCGTGCTCTTCGGCGGCTTCGTGCAGCACACCGTGCGCTTGCGTCTTCGGGCCGAAAGCAACCTGGAACGGCTCAACCGCGAGCTCGAGCAGCGGGTCGAGGACCGCACGGCCCGCCTCGCCGCGGCCAACCGCGAGCTCGAGGCCTTCAACTACACGGTCTCCCACGATCTGCGTTCCCCGCTGCGGATCATCCTCGGCCTCTCGCGCGACCTGCTCGAGTCGGCCGCCGACCCCGCGGCCCCCTCCTTCCGCCAGCACGTGGCGGCCATCCACCAGAGCTCCGAGAAGATGAGCCGCCTGATTGACGACCTGCTGGCGCTCTCGCGTTCCGCGCGCCGCGGGCTCCAACTGGCCCAGATAGACGTGGGCGAGCTGGCCCGCGTGGTGTTCGACGAGCTGATGGTGGCGCACGGGAACCGCTCGGTGGCGCTCGCCGTCACCGAGATGCCCCCGGCACACGGCGACCTTTCGATGCTGCATGAGGCCATGACCAACCTGCTCGCCAACGCCCTGAAGTTCACCAGCCAGAACCCCAAGGCCCGCATCGAGGTCGGGGGGCGGATTGACGCGGACCGCCACGAGCACGTCTACTATGTGCGCGACAACGGCGTGGGCTTCGACCCCAAGTACGCGCACCGCCTGTTCCGCGTCTTCCAGCGGCTGCACAGCGACGAGGCCTTCGAGGGCACGGGCGTGGGCCTGGCGATCGTGCAGCGCATCCTCGAACGGCACGGGGGCAGAACGTGGGCCGAGGGCGCCGTGGGCCAGGGCGCCACCTTTTACTTCGCGCTGCCCGCCACCGCCCGCGCGACCCCGGCGCCCGAGTTCGCGCAGCCCGAGTACGCCGCACAGGAGGCCCGCGCATGAGTGCTCCGGCGGCCCTTGATGAACCCAAACCCCGGGCCTCGGGCTGGCCGCTCCAGATCCTCATCCTGGAAGACGTGTCGCTGGAGGCCCAACTGGTGGAGTCCGAGCTCCGCCGCGGCAAGATTCAGTTCGCCGCCCGGCGCGTGACCACCCGCGAGGCGTTCGTGGCCGCGCTGCAAGAGACGGCGTTCGACCTGATCTTCGCCGACTACAAGCTGCCCGACTTCGACGGGCTGACGGCGCTGGCCCTCGCGCAGGAGCTCCGCCCCGAGGTCCCCTTCATCCTGGTGTCGGGCCAGATCAGCGAGGAGATGGCCATCGAGGCGGTCAAGGGGGGAGCCACGGACTACGTCTTCAAGGACCACCTCGGGCGCCTCCTGCCCTCGGTGCACCGGGCCCTGCGCGAGGTGCGCGAGCGCACGCGCCGCCAGGTGGCCGAGAGCGCCCTGCGCGCCAGCGAGCAGCGCTACCGCATGCTCGTCGAGCGCTCGCGCGACGGCATCCTCCAGTTCGACCAGCGCGGGCAGCTCGCCTTCGCCAACCCGCGGGCCGTCGAGATCCTCGGCTGCGAGCGCGCCAGGCTCATCGCCCAGCCCGCCATCGTCAACCGGCTGCTCCATCCGGCCTCCTGGCGGCAGTTCCTCGCCGTGATCGAGGAGTTCGAGGCCACGGGCAAGCTGCCCGAGCGGGCCGCCGAGTGGCGCTGGGTGCGCCCCGACGGCAAACCCGTGTTCACCGAGAACCTCTTCACCGACCTGGTGAACGACGTGGGGCGGCGAATCGGCTTCCAGATCGTGCTGCGCGACGTCACCGACAAGAAGCGGGCCGAGGTGGAGCTCCGCCGAAGCTACGCCAAGCTCCGCCGCATCTTCTACCAGACCGTGAACACCCTGTCCTCCGCCGTCGGCAAGCGCGACCCCTACACCGGCGGCCACCAGCACCGCGTGGCGCAACTGGCCCGCTCCATCGCCGAGGAGATGAAGCTGCCCCCCGGCCGCACAGAGGGCATCTTCCTCACCGGCCTCCTGCACGACATCGGCAAGATCAACATCCCGGGCGAAGTGCTCAACCGCTCCGGCCCCCTCACCGAGGCCGAAACGCTCATGATCCGCACCCACCCCGAGGTCGGCTACCAGATCCTCAAGAACATCGAGTTCCCCTGGCCCGTGGCCATGGCCACCGTGCAGCACCACGAGCATCTCGACGGCTCGGGTTACCCGGCCGGCCTGAAGGGGGACCAGATCATCCTCGAGGCCCGCATCCTCACCGTGGCCGACGTGATCGAGGGCATGGCCTCGCACCGCCCCTACCGGCCCGCCCTGGGCATCAAGAAGGCCCTTCAAGAGACCGCGCGGTACAGCGGCACCCGCTACGACCCCACCGTGGTCGAGTGCAGCCGCAGGCTGTTCGAGGAGCGCCGATTCCAGTTCGACCTGGACGATGCCTCGAGCCTGTGGGCCAACGGGCACCAGACGATTGCCGAGATAGACCTGCCCTCGCGCGGCCAGGGCCATGCTCAGCCGCCCGGCAGCGACCAGTAGCACATGTAGTTCGACCAGCTATGGAGCGGGGGCCGGAGGGGCCTGTGGGCGGGGCGTCCCTGCCCCGCGTCTGCGGCTGCGTAAATCCAGAGCCGCTCGGGGTCCCACGCGATCAGATTGTCGCGGCCGGTGCCGAAGAGGTCCATGACCTCGGAGCATAGCTCCGGGTGGCCATCGTCGGGGAACGGCACGACCTGTTCGCCGCGCCAGTCACAAAGTCCGCCGAAATCGGCGTGAGCGGAGTAGTAGATCAGCTCCTCGTCCTCCCCCGTCCAGTTTACGGGCTGAAGGGTGTTGCCGCACACGGGGTGCTCGCGCGACCAGAGGA
The Planctomycetota bacterium genome window above contains:
- a CDS encoding ATP-binding protein, encoding MRKAGASRVRQVSNFILVALGFGFIYWFTECVVQVYLFDADRVTLDLLRQKGFWDRLITRLSTPTPNELWVRLLMMIAFVLFGGFVQHTVRLRLRAESNLERLNRELEQRVEDRTARLAAANRELEAFNYTVSHDLRSPLRIILGLSRDLLESAADPAAPSFRQHVAAIHQSSEKMSRLIDDLLALSRSARRGLQLAQIDVGELARVVFDELMVAHGNRSVALAVTEMPPAHGDLSMLHEAMTNLLANALKFTSQNPKARIEVGGRIDADRHEHVYYVRDNGVGFDPKYAHRLFRVFQRLHSDEAFEGTGVGLAIVQRILERHGGRTWAEGAVGQGATFYFALPATARATPAPEFAQPEYAAQEARA
- a CDS encoding HD domain-containing phosphohydrolase, with the translated sequence MSAPAALDEPKPRASGWPLQILILEDVSLEAQLVESELRRGKIQFAARRVTTREAFVAALQETAFDLIFADYKLPDFDGLTALALAQELRPEVPFILVSGQISEEMAIEAVKGGATDYVFKDHLGRLLPSVHRALREVRERTRRQVAESALRASEQRYRMLVERSRDGILQFDQRGQLAFANPRAVEILGCERARLIAQPAIVNRLLHPASWRQFLAVIEEFEATGKLPERAAEWRWVRPDGKPVFTENLFTDLVNDVGRRIGFQIVLRDVTDKKRAEVELRRSYAKLRRIFYQTVNTLSSAVGKRDPYTGGHQHRVAQLARSIAEEMKLPPGRTEGIFLTGLLHDIGKINIPGEVLNRSGPLTEAETLMIRTHPEVGYQILKNIEFPWPVAMATVQHHEHLDGSGYPAGLKGDQIILEARILTVADVIEGMASHRPYRPALGIKKALQETARYSGTRYDPTVVECSRRLFEERRFQFDLDDASSLWANGHQTIAEIDLPSRGQGHAQPPGSDQ